The Rosa rugosa chromosome 3, drRosRugo1.1, whole genome shotgun sequence sequence CTGAGGCTTCGTGGTGGTATTATCGAGCCTTCTCTCATGGCATTGACTAGAAAGTATAACCAAGAGAAGATGATCTGCCGCAAGTGTTATGCACTCCTTCATTGCAGTGTTGTCAACTGTAGGAACAAGTGTGGACACAACAACCAGCTAGTTGAGGCGAAAGAAGAAGATCAAGTAGACATTGATTGCGTTGGGGGAATGCCATGTCTTTTTACATCATTGGCTTCTGCATTTGATCCCGTTCAATTAAATTAATCATTCTTTTCTGAATGAGATTTTGTTCAAGATTGTTAGTTTTCATTTTGTGAAGAGAATATTTGGTTTGTGACTTGTGAGAATAAATGCAGTAACCCGGCCACCTGTATTATTGTTTAGTCGCTATGCAATGAAAAAGTGAGAATTATGCTTAATTTCCTTGTGCATTATGATCGGCTCCCCTCGCTTTGTATATCGACTCGAGCACCTGCCAACAAACTTATTCATGTTCTTGTATCTGAAAGTTTTCATTGGAAGAAAGTTGGCATTAATCATTGAAAGTTTAAAATTGGGTGGAGATCTTGGTGGCTGTGTGTCAGTGTGTGCTATCAATtggagaaagaaaaataaaagaacgtACAAATTGAAGGGaagaagtcagaaaacaaggtTTATATGGGCTTTtagatatttttattattttgaagGATATTAGTCTTTTGCATTCTCATTTGGGTTAGATTTCAATGAATATACAAAACAAGGTTAAAACTCAATTCAAGTCCCTAAATTAGGTtacttttcaaaatttctcatttGACATGTACTTTTGTTGAGAGTTATTCTTTGTATACTGTAATACATGAACAAATCTGGGCAAATAGACAGATTGATCACACAAATTCTCAAAATTGTCCTGTCCGTTCCTCTAGCACTTGGGCGTACACTATAAAACATACAAGGCCAAATTTATCCCACTCTAAATTCTCTTTTAGGCCTGTCATCCAATACAAAACATTAACATTTAATCGGTCAAGATTTCCAAAACATCTTCCTGGTTGATGAACTAACAGATAGGTTTAACGAACAAAATTTTGACGATCAGCATCACTAGTAAATAATGCTTAGAACATACAGCAAAGAACAAAGTGCAAGTCCGGAGCTATTCATTTCCACATGAAAGttctaaaataaaacaaaatgaaatttactGGCACAGCATGGTGACAAGGGAGGCTGTGAACCTTTGAGTCTGTGACTGTACCCATTTGAACTGGAAGACCTTAGCTACTGAAGTTTACAAACGCTATCAAGGCTCTACGTGTAATACAATTACAGATGATGGATATAGCTGCTACAAAATTTCCTGCAAATGTAAGCACTGAGATACAGATTCTTTCATGGTCAAATGAATGTACGAGCTCCTAGGGCATGAATTGTCAAAGATTAATCTTGGTTGTTTGAGCAAGAGAGACTGACATAGTTTGGCTGTAGAAATGGATGATAGAAAGAAATTGGACTCTAATATTCAGATCTCTAGCAAGAATGAGATGATGTGATGAGAATCATGAAGCAACCCATGAATGCTTTCGAATTAAGGACTATTATCCAAAGGATTTTTATCCATCCTTGGATACCAAAGAAACATTTCACTTGTGCACAAAAGGTGCTATGATCCAGTGAACCTGttacaaaaagaaaagtgtCAGAAGAAACGAATGGTGTAGGTTTAAAAAGTACCTATCCATTGACACTTACAATATTATTCTCAGGATCAGTCCAGTAGAATCCCTGAATCGCAATAACAGCTAGGTTGGAAGTTACAATTATGAAAATACATAAAGAATGTATGCCCATCCACTCCAACACAAACGTTATGCACCGGTAACCGTAAACATCTATCTGCAATACAGTGCAGGAAGTTATCACAATCGGTTGTTATAATGACTCCTAATGGACAAAAACACACTGTTATAATTGTACTAAATAACGATGCAAAGAAAATATTTGCAAACATGAGGGTAAAATTCAATTGTATTAAGTTAAAACAATGGCATCTCATTTGTGTGAGAAACTAATGTCTATCGTAAGTTACAAGCTATGCAAGAACACAACATGATTGTGTGGCACTgaaatttcttttttggtatAAATTCCACTCTCCATGAATAGATTGTTTGTTTTCTATATACATTCCCGTATCTTAGCACCTTTGTCTAAAACTTTGAATGAGACTTCTTAAAAAAATGAAGGAGTCTAACTCCGAGCTCAAGCTTAAAATCTCAGGTTTAAGGTAAAGTTACTAGACTTATTATGGTAAACAAATCTAAAAAGCAATGATCACATCTCAGGCAGGGAACCTGCAAGTGTCACTATGTCACCATAGACAGAAAGCATTGTGAAAATGATAaagcaatagacatgtatagcTGTATAGGTATCACTTCAAATGACAAGACTAAACTCTTAAAACTGACCAGCAGATATAGAGCGCAAAATGTCATTCCTGCAGATGCAGAAGTAATTAGCATATAACTGATGGTGTACAGAGATTTATTTACAGGAACACCTGGAAATCAGGAAATAGAAGTGCAGAAAGTTAGTACTAGTGCTCATCGGAGCTGCCTCAAAACAAATCTACATACTAAGAGATGCAGGCTTTGCTAAAGTCATCTCAGATTTGGCTAGATTAATTGAAGTACCCACTGACTTCTGGCCAAGAATAATTAAGTTATAGAATTCATACCTATGAAGGCAAGAAATGATCCAAGGAcaaacattgaaactgaaaacAGGGACCAAATATTTAGGCGCCCTTTGTGGTCCTGAAAACAGTAAAGTAATAGCAAATATGTTAGGAGAATTGCCGGAACAACGTCTTGCATCGACTTTAGAGATTCAAAGATAATTCACAAATCATAAATAAATGATACATCTCCATACGATGCCAAAGCACAGGATAGAATTCAACACATTTTTAAGATTGTTGTCAATGTTGATGTTCATATATCAACACTTAGAAAATTGCTAATTTTGTCGGTGAATGAGGAAATCCATAAATGCAAACAGGCTATTACCTGTATGTGTGCAAGAATGTGACCATATTGAAGTCCAATTATGCAAGTCACTGCTGCTGTTAGGGTGCTATGAAAGCAAAGTCAGAATGTCAGTTGATATTTGGTATTAGCTGGGATGAAATATACAAAAAGCAATTACTAAAGAAGAGggcaaccctaaaccctaaaatatatGCTCAATCACTCACTGCAATTGAGACAGGATGAACAATAATGGCATGAAAATCACTAATGAAAGGAAGCTGGAAAAAGATTGTCTGTTTGTTCTTTCGATGCTTTTAAAAAGATTGTCATTTTACTTCTACATTAGATTAGAAATACTATCACGGACTCTATTTGGAAGCACCTGAAGTCCTTATAAATGAAACTAGAGTTTGACATGGATAAATGAACTTGGAATTACGCTACCTGAGCATAAGTTAACAATCATTGGGACGGTTCttttgaaaaagaaatgaaactaATAAAAGAATATGAACTGAAGTAAAACAGCCTAGGACCCCTGTGAAGAAGGTAGAACAGAAGAATGGTTAGATTGGGCACCTTAATATACCTTCAGGATCAAAAGGAGTATGACACCATGAAGGCGAACTCTCTGGAATGCGACCATCAGTAGACATGTTGCAATCCTGCACATAGTAATCCTGGTAAGGCACTGTCACTCACATGCTTCTTCGTCATGTTCTTAGTTTtatctttaatttaatttttaaacTTTTTTTATTCAATTATGACTAAGCAGTGTACAATAAGTAATCACCTTCAGGTTCCTGTAAACGGGTTTTGAATATAGATGATCAACACCCACAATGTAACGATCAATCATCCCAGCGGAATTACAAGCGGGTCCAAGATCTCCTCTCAGAGAACATTTCACCTACAATAGAGTAATCAGAATGGGAGGATTGAACTAAAATCATACTGCCTGAAGGAAACCTTATTCGAACAAAGTGGACAAGGATCCATGATCATGACTTCTACTATAAAAACATATCACAAATTAAACTTAACAATGAAAATAATCAATTGAAAGATGGGTATCTTGGTCTGGAGAAAATATTTTGTAGACATACATGCAGGTTGTCCGCACACAAATTTATTTCAACAATGCAAACTGTTTAAAAGCATTGGAAAATGGattataggaaaaaaaaatattgaagatTCTGCGAGGACTAAACCAGACAAGTCATTGAAAGACagcaagggaaaaaaaaatattatcatGAAGAACCAAATAATGAAGATGCCAGGATGTGAACATTTGCTAATTTCCATATTGTAGGCATGATAACTGATCACTTCAAAGTTATTGAATGTAGCACAAAAGGCATAAATgtaaacaaagaagaaaagaagttccAAGTATAGTCGCACCGCGTAAACATGAGTATCATCAGAAGGAGGCAAAGAGGTAGGTGTTGATGCTTTGAATTCCCAATCTGGAACATACAAACCATACAGCAACCCAGCGTATATTGCTGATAACAAAAAGATGACACACCTAAAAAGTAGTGAACAGAAATTGACACCACATAAGACTAGAGTCTTTATACCCATATTCACGAAAGTGTTATAAATCTAAACCATACCAGTGCCAGTAATAGCTCCTGAAAAACCCCACTTCCCTCGAGGTCCGATGTGAAAGCCAGATTTCGCATAAAGCCGCAACAATATATCCAATGGCTATCCTCTGGGTTAAAACCAAAATAGTAAAGGAGAGATAAACACGATATGTGTTACAATTTAGCACAGAGCGAATAAAGGAATTATGATACAGTACAACCAGATTGTACAGTAGATTCTCTCTAATTAAGCAAGATAGCTGCCTAGCTGGTGGCTAATGTAGCCACCATTGTAAGATTTAGTTTTTTGACAAAGTAAATTGAAACCATACAATCAAACGGTACGCACCTGCAAAATGCCAAACCACCGTATTCTTTCAATGTCAACTCCATAAGTCAAGGAACTCACTCCATGAAAATAACCACCTGAAATGACATGGACAATGCAAAGTTGGTAACTTGGTATAGTACTTCTATCACAGAATCAATCAAAGAACCAGAACAGCCTACTAAGCTTTAAACTTCAGGATGACAAggttgatggagataaaaaagTCCAAAACTTTAAGCGAACATGGGATACAAAAATAGTTTCTAGAGGTTCAAAGGTATGTCATTGCCTAGATTCTGCCTCACTTCCAGTTTCTATCATTTATCACAATGAGTCCAATCTCGGGTTCTTTAGGTATCGAATAATATAGTATTTCTTCATCTGTTTATTCATTGCATACAGAAGAGCTTATATGGACATTACCTTGAAGAAGAACACCTAAGAGAAAAAGTTTAAGGGCCCGAAACACGGCCTTCCATGTAGCTTCAACTCTGTTAGTCACTCTCTGTCATTGCCAATCAAAACCAAGTTCTCAAATTCCATGACCTCATAACTGAATTATAATCACAATCCTAGCAAATAATGAGCTCTCTATTCCAATTACATTACTAAACTCGAAAGCCGAAAACAACAAGCTGTCAAATTTGTATCCATGAGTACCTTGTAGACCAGAGCAAGAGAAACTCCGGCAATGAAGAGAAAGAACGGCATCACAAAGTCAGCCAAGTGGAGACCGTTCCACGGCGAGTGAGTAATCGCCGGAATAATCGAGCCGCCGTAATCCACCACCATCATCAGCTGGGAATTCAGGCAATGCATCACAAAATCAGCACCAGAATTCCATCAAAAACTTAGGATTGAAAACCGAATTGAAAAAAGGTTCAAATTCCAGAAAGTCAACGAGTTTGACTGGTAGCTTAAAAAAGCTGCCGATTCGGACAGTTTCAATTTGAAATGGAGgttagagagagagggagagctcACGAAGACGCAGAGGCCGCGGAAGACGTCCAGGGAGGCGACACGTGGAGGCTTGGGAGTAGTGGTGGCGATGACTGCATGGTCTTCTTCTCCGTTTGGAATGAGGACATACTCGTCGGCCATTTAATCGGCCGACGAATCGGAGTTTTTTTTGGGGGAGTGTGGGAGTGGACAGTGGAGTACGAAAGAATCGGCTATTTTGTTGTTgcggagaagaagaggaagaagacgacgaTGACGTCAACACGAGACGAGAGTGACGTAATCACTTTCTATACGCTCCCGATGCGCGGGCACTCTCTAATTGGCCAGGTGGAGTGAAGCTCAGACCATACGACGTCGTATAGGGGATTTGAAGCCACGACTGTTGGTTGAGTCAACTTGCCGAGTTGCCGCAAGTAGAAAAGCAGTTCATTgatgatcttcttcttcttctttaccaAAGAGTTGGTTGTTTGATACTTTGATCCTTTACTTGGGCTAGAAAAAGGGCTAAATTTATTTGTGCACTATGTTAAATTAAATGTAAAAAATTACGGATAATTTATAAATTTACACCGATCTTACATTAAAAACTGTCTTGTAATGAAtaaatttttttcctttaattaaAATGGGGTCAGCCAATCATAAACTTTTGGTCTcttgtctttttttctttgttaaaaGAAAAGTCAATCAATTAATCATGATTAAGCAAACAGAAccaataaaaaaccaaaatataATCAATAAACACAAACGATTGATCTGGTTAGTAAAGAAAAAGATACCTTCTTGGCTCTCGATCTCCTCCTTCTCAGTAGCTTCCTTGCATTTATCCTTTTCAGAACCCTCACAATCAATTGCAGTGTCGCAGGATGGTTAGGAAATTCTTGTAAAAAATGAAGTATTATAAGTATAAAGTGTAAGGTAATCACCAGCTTGATAACGATTTCATCATTTTTGTCTTCTTGCTGGTGAGCTGCTGTATGGACTTCAACTCTTTGTCCAAGTCAACCTTTTTCTCCTTAATCTTCAGTGCAGCCAGAGTCTTTCTCTTCTCTCCTATGACCAATGCACTTTTGTATCATATGAGTGAACTTTACATAATGATCTATTCAGACATCGTCTAGGATTGCTTACAATTGCTCAAAAATTCAGGCCTCCTTTACAAAATGTGAATAGTACATATTTTTTTCCCCATGTATATTAGATGACAGCAATGTAAAGAGAGCAGACTGATTTGAATTTCACAAAGGACATGAAGAAACTATGCATAATTGATCCACATATGTTCGGTTAGTTCTCTAATGGCTGCAggaagggaagaaaaaaaaaaaggaaaaaattttGGCATCAACTAAGCTTTTCAAAGCTAAAGCCTTGAGTTCCATGTGGAGAGTTTTGTACCAAACCAGCCTGATGATGGTGTAAGGGATTCCCGAGGCCATCAGTATTGACTCATCTTCTTCGGCTAATTTTCTTTCATTGCTTTTCATGAGAACTTGAATGCCACCGGCACCTTTGTAAACAGACAACTGCTACCTTATTTAATCACAGTACAAAAACATTTCCTTTCTTACAGTGGTGATGTTTCTAacactgagagagagagagagagagaatgacatGGTTCACACCCCTTTCAAGCTCCCAACAATAGATAAGAAACCTAGCTTCCTCACAAAAGAAATAACATTCAAAAGACATTTTTAAGATTTCAGTTTCAAAAGAGGTGTGATGCATGTCAAAAAGATTGCGACAACTAAGAAACTAAATGGCTTTTCAACAGTAGATTAATTACAATCTAAGAATATAAAAGGTAGAGTGATAAAAAGCTGGCGAATTGGGATCTATGTATAATGTATAAATCATGCTTTACATGATAATATAGCAGGACAAAATTAAGTCGGTGAGTCCCAGGTGTAGATATTGCATATATTTGGGCATATTACTGTTGAAACTCCTCTCAGAGCTCCAGAGCTCTCCTTAGGAATGGCTTGTCCCATGAATCTCCAGTCAATGACTTCGTAAACAAAAACCACAACCATATTATGAGTGTTTGAAGTACAATGACACAGAAATATGAATAAATCAACCAAAAAGACTAACAGAATATCCTTCCTTCTCAAAAGGGGTAAATTTATAGCAACTACTTCCCACCTACACAACCTTATTGATGATACAAAGCTCCATTTACCACAGTCAATGAAAGTAAAGTATTAAACTCAATTTActtttccttcaaaaaaaaaaaaaaaagtatcaaaCTTTCATATAGCATCAAAGACAAAATCCTTTCTTATATGGATAAACTTATTCAGGTATtgaaaatttcaaatccaaTCAAGCCTAACAGTAACTTCTCAAAGATGAAGATATGATATTCTTCTTTGCAGCACCTAGTGCTATTTTGTATCTGGACAGCCAATCCAAACGCTTGTTGGATAGTGATCTTCCTGCATCACATGCATAGTAGACA is a genomic window containing:
- the LOC133739926 gene encoding uncharacterized protein LOC133739926 → MADEYVLIPNGEEDHAVIATTTPKPPRVASLDVFRGLCVFLMMVVDYGGSIIPAITHSPWNGLHLADFVMPFFLFIAGVSLALVYKRVTNRVEATWKAVFRALKLFLLGVLLQGGYFHGVSSLTYGVDIERIRWFGILQRIAIGYIVAALCEIWLSHRTSREVGFFRSYYWHWCVIFLLSAIYAGLLYGLYVPDWEFKASTPTSLPPSDDTHVYAVKCSLRGDLGPACNSAGMIDRYIVGVDHLYSKPVYRNLKDCNMSTDGRIPESSPSWCHTPFDPEGILSTLTAAVTCIIGLQYGHILAHIQDHKGRLNIWSLFSVSMFVLGSFLAFIGVPVNKSLYTISYMLITSASAGMTFCALYLLIDVYGYRCITFVLEWMGIHSLCIFIIVTSNLAVIAIQGFYWTDPENNIVHWIIAPFVHK